The following are encoded in a window of Sulfitobacter sp. S190 genomic DNA:
- the alr gene encoding alanine racemase, with the protein MSTAVLTIDLNAIVANWRALGKIAQVETGAVVKADGYGLDAAKVGTRLAAAGARQFFVAVAEEGARLRHAIGPGPQISVFSGHMAGDADTLRDARLTPLINSVDQMLRHVEALPGHPFGIQLNSGMNRLGMQPNEWSALREIALAQGPTVLMSHLACADDPSHEMNDRQRRAFDDMTEGLDVPRSLSATGGTLLGPEFAYDMVRPGIGLYGGLPFIDATPVVTLDIPVIQIRDVQPGETVGYGNSWTARRPSRVATIAAGYADGLIRAMGPQAWLTHGDTKVPVIGRVSMDLITADVTDLNDTPEHLQLLGMHQSVDTVAGFAGTIGYEVLTSLGHRYKRVWRA; encoded by the coding sequence ATGAGTACCGCTGTTCTGACCATCGATTTGAATGCCATTGTCGCCAACTGGCGCGCGCTTGGAAAAATTGCGCAAGTAGAGACGGGTGCCGTGGTCAAGGCCGACGGCTATGGGCTGGACGCGGCGAAGGTGGGTACGCGGCTGGCCGCCGCGGGCGCGCGACAGTTCTTTGTGGCGGTGGCCGAAGAAGGGGCGCGTTTGCGCCATGCCATCGGGCCCGGGCCGCAGATTTCGGTGTTCTCGGGGCATATGGCGGGCGATGCAGACACGCTGCGCGATGCGCGTCTGACACCGCTGATCAATTCGGTGGACCAGATGCTGCGCCACGTGGAGGCGCTGCCGGGCCATCCCTTCGGCATCCAGCTGAACAGCGGCATGAACCGGTTGGGCATGCAGCCCAACGAGTGGTCCGCCCTGCGCGAGATTGCGCTGGCACAGGGCCCCACGGTTCTGATGTCCCATCTGGCCTGCGCGGACGATCCCTCCCACGAGATGAACGACCGCCAGCGCCGCGCGTTTGACGACATGACCGAAGGGCTTGATGTCCCGCGGTCGCTGTCGGCGACGGGGGGCACGCTGCTGGGGCCGGAATTTGCCTATGACATGGTGCGGCCGGGCATCGGGCTTTATGGCGGGTTGCCATTTATCGATGCCACACCGGTGGTGACGCTGGACATTCCGGTGATCCAGATCCGCGATGTGCAGCCGGGCGAAACCGTAGGTTACGGCAACAGCTGGACCGCGCGCCGCCCCAGCCGTGTCGCGACAATCGCCGCCGGATATGCAGACGGATTGATCCGCGCGATGGGACCGCAGGCGTGGTTGACCCACGGCGATACCAAGGTGCCGGTGATCGGCCGCGTGTCGATGGATCTGATCACCGCAGATGTTACCGACCTCAACGACACGCCGGAGCATTTGCAGCTGCTGGGCATGCACCAGTCGGTTGATACGGTTGCCGGTTTTGCGGGCACCATCGGGTACGAGGTGCTGACCAGCCTTGGCCATCGGTACAAGCGGGTATGGCGGGCGTGA
- a CDS encoding paraquat-inducible protein A, giving the protein MAGVIARWVNLSLLVLYPVAWFAPLMRAGLLPLFGLSEISVMTGLQSLWQSDVFLALVVTVFALVAPYLKTIGLALVHFGLLGPRIKPALALLGKLAMADIFLIALYITLTKGIDVGRIEVAWGLYLFTFCILASLMISVLGQQSQVDRGISDQR; this is encoded by the coding sequence ATGGCGGGCGTGATTGCCCGCTGGGTGAACCTGTCGCTGCTGGTGCTGTATCCGGTGGCGTGGTTTGCCCCCCTGATGCGCGCAGGTCTGTTGCCGCTGTTCGGTCTGTCGGAAATTTCGGTGATGACGGGGCTGCAATCGCTGTGGCAAAGCGATGTGTTTCTGGCGCTGGTGGTGACGGTCTTCGCGCTCGTCGCGCCCTATCTCAAAACCATCGGACTGGCGCTGGTGCATTTTGGTCTGCTCGGCCCGCGGATCAAACCGGCGCTGGCACTTCTGGGCAAGCTCGCCATGGCCGATATCTTTCTCATCGCGCTTTATATCACCCTCACCAAGGGAATCGATGTCGGGCGGATCGAGGTGGCGTGGGGCCTGTACCTGTTCACCTTCTGTATCCTTGCATCCCTGATGATTAGTGTTCTGGGTCAACAATCCCAAGTTGATCGCGGGATAAGTGACCAAAGGTAA
- a CDS encoding DUF1194 domain-containing protein: MFLVLTVLAALPARAREVDLELVLAVDVSRSMSPAELELQRRGYAEALTSTAVAEAIEGGLLGRIALTYIEWAGSDSQRVIVPWTEVSSPEGARDVASRITAHYDDSLRRTSISSALRFAAQSIETNGFEGLRRVIDVSGDGPNNMGPPVRAARDEVVAQGITINGLPLMTQDALSEIWGIPDLDAFYAACVIGGPGAFVIPVTRWDAFPAAVTRKLVLEIAGLAAAQQVWRAQAPAPYDCQVGEKMWQQNRSFFDIP; encoded by the coding sequence ATGTTCCTTGTTCTGACGGTGCTGGCGGCCCTGCCCGCGCGGGCCCGCGAGGTTGATCTGGAGCTGGTTCTGGCGGTGGATGTGTCGCGGTCGATGTCGCCCGCGGAGCTGGAGTTGCAGCGGCGCGGCTATGCGGAGGCGCTGACCAGCACCGCCGTGGCCGAGGCGATAGAGGGCGGTTTGCTCGGCCGGATCGCGCTGACCTATATCGAGTGGGCGGGCAGCGACAGCCAGCGGGTGATCGTGCCGTGGACCGAGGTGTCATCGCCCGAGGGGGCCCGCGACGTTGCCAGCCGTATCACCGCGCATTACGACGACAGCCTGCGCCGGACGTCGATTTCATCGGCCCTGCGTTTTGCGGCCCAAAGCATTGAAACGAACGGGTTCGAGGGCTTGCGCCGCGTCATTGACGTGTCGGGCGATGGCCCCAACAACATGGGACCGCCCGTGCGCGCCGCCCGCGACGAGGTCGTCGCACAGGGCATCACCATCAACGGATTGCCCCTGATGACGCAGGATGCGCTGTCGGAGATATGGGGCATACCCGATCTGGATGCGTTCTACGCCGCCTGCGTGATCGGGGGGCCGGGTGCCTTTGTCATTCCGGTGACCCGCTGGGATGCCTTTCCGGCGGCGGTGACCCGCAAGCTGGTGCTCGAGATCGCGGGGTTGGCTGCCGCCCAGCAGGTCTGGCGGGCGCAGGCGCCTGCCCCCTACGATTGTCAGGTGGGCGAGAAGATGTGGCAGCAAAACCGCAGCTTTTTCGACATTCCGTAG
- a CDS encoding DNA repair protein — MQQLRAFGFFFQYLMQRAALLFFAACAAGLTTATIMAALGYWPWVELTLMFGGAPIENAGIYAQVGATVLSAAICFFLPANTRIMQLENSHRQFSVSMEDVARAYGMVHAADRGRTFKLSSEFDAVRERLAYLRDHPDLSTLEPALLEMAAQMSHVSRELAEVYSDDKIKRARDFLSQRQEEVNLFNERLDQAKAISTELKHWSHEVELEESVAAAQLQRLSDELDEIMPELGRETTVSRPSAQITPIDSAALDNTLIEMPPKAAE; from the coding sequence ATGCAACAGCTCAGAGCGTTCGGCTTTTTCTTTCAGTATTTGATGCAGCGCGCGGCGCTTTTGTTCTTTGCCGCCTGCGCCGCAGGACTGACGACTGCGACGATCATGGCCGCGCTGGGATACTGGCCCTGGGTGGAGCTGACGCTGATGTTCGGCGGCGCGCCCATCGAGAACGCAGGCATTTATGCGCAGGTCGGTGCGACCGTGCTGTCCGCGGCGATCTGTTTCTTTCTGCCCGCCAATACCCGCATCATGCAGCTGGAAAATTCGCACCGCCAGTTTTCGGTGTCGATGGAGGACGTCGCGCGCGCCTACGGCATGGTACATGCCGCCGATCGGGGCCGTACGTTCAAGTTGAGCTCGGAATTCGACGCGGTGCGCGAGCGTCTGGCCTATCTGCGCGATCACCCCGATCTCAGCACGCTTGAGCCCGCGCTTCTGGAGATGGCCGCCCAGATGAGCCATGTCAGCCGCGAGTTGGCGGAGGTTTATTCGGACGACAAGATCAAGCGCGCCCGCGATTTCCTGTCCCAGCGGCAGGAAGAGGTGAACCTGTTCAACGAGCGGCTGGATCAGGCCAAGGCGATTTCGACCGAGTTGAAGCACTGGTCGCATGAGGTGGAGCTTGAGGAAAGTGTCGCGGCGGCGCAGTTGCAGCGGCTTTCGGACGAGCTGGATGAAATCATGCCGGAGTTGGGCCGCGAGACGACCGTGAGCCGCCCCAGTGCGCAGATCACCCCGATCGACAGCGCCGCGCTCGACAATACGCTGATCGAAATGCCCCCGAAGGCCGCCGAGTAA
- a CDS encoding CvpA family protein, producing the protein MEGFTVIDGVVALVIVMSALLAYGRGFVRELMAIVGWIAAAVLAYLFAPQVEPLVRELPVVGEFLADSCELSIIGAFTIVLAITLVIVSLFTPLFSSLVQRSVLGGFDQALGFIFGVARGILLVAIAFFVYSTVISNQQITMVDDSRSAQVFGRFTDDIQNQDPDQALGWITTKYEELVASCTAQ; encoded by the coding sequence ATGGAAGGTTTTACCGTCATTGATGGGGTGGTGGCGCTGGTCATCGTGATGTCTGCCTTGCTGGCATACGGGCGCGGATTCGTGCGCGAACTGATGGCGATCGTCGGCTGGATCGCGGCGGCGGTGCTGGCCTATCTGTTTGCCCCGCAGGTGGAACCGCTGGTGCGCGAATTGCCGGTGGTGGGCGAATTCCTTGCCGACAGTTGCGAATTGTCGATCATCGGGGCCTTTACCATCGTTCTGGCCATCACGCTGGTGATCGTATCGCTTTTCACCCCGCTGTTTTCGTCGCTGGTGCAGCGGTCGGTTCTGGGCGGGTTCGATCAGGCGCTCGGGTTCATCTTTGGCGTGGCGCGCGGCATCCTGTTGGTGGCCATCGCGTTCTTTGTCTATTCCACAGTGATCAGCAACCAGCAGATCACAATGGTCGATGACAGCCGCTCTGCGCAGGTGTTCGGACGGTTTACCGATGACATCCAGAATCAGGACCCGGATCAGGCGCTGGGGTGGATCACCACCAAATACGAAGAACTGGTGGCCTCCTGCACGGCGCAATAA
- the radA gene encoding DNA repair protein RadA, whose translation MAKATTTFSCSNCAARYPKWSGRCDNCGEWNTISEDKALSAGPPSKSLGATRGSAMALMDLATEEAPPPRTMSGLGELDRVLGGGLVAASATLVGGDPGIGKSTLLLQAAAAFANKGLHVVYISGEEASAQVRMRAQRLGLTQAQVKLGAETNLRDILTTLDKERPQLAIIDSIQTMWADNVDSAPGSVSQVRAASHELTNFAKRTGTSVILVGHVTKEGQIAGPRVVEHMVDTVLYFEGERGHPFRILRSVKNRFGPADEIGVFEMTGRGLSEVLNPSALFLSERGQPSPGSVVFAGVEGTRPVLVEIQALVAPSPHSQPRRTVVGWDGGRLAMILAVLEARCGIPFAGLDVYLNVAGGMKISEPAADLAVAAALLSAREDAALPAETVVFGELSLSGALRPATQTENRLKEAQKLGFTSAIAPKGGKAVEVNGITSRPMADLTGFVGEIFGAG comes from the coding sequence ATGGCCAAAGCAACCACCACATTTTCATGTTCCAACTGCGCTGCCCGCTATCCCAAGTGGTCGGGCCGCTGCGACAATTGCGGCGAATGGAACACCATTTCCGAAGACAAGGCGCTGAGCGCCGGTCCGCCTTCGAAATCGCTCGGCGCCACGCGGGGCAGTGCGATGGCGTTGATGGATCTGGCCACCGAAGAGGCCCCGCCGCCGCGCACCATGTCGGGGTTGGGCGAACTGGACCGTGTGCTGGGCGGTGGTCTGGTGGCGGCCTCCGCCACGCTGGTGGGCGGCGATCCCGGCATCGGCAAATCGACACTGTTGCTGCAGGCCGCGGCGGCTTTTGCCAACAAGGGTCTGCATGTCGTCTATATCTCGGGCGAGGAAGCATCGGCGCAGGTGCGGATGCGCGCACAGCGGCTGGGGCTGACGCAGGCGCAGGTGAAGCTGGGGGCCGAAACCAATCTGCGCGACATCCTGACCACGCTGGACAAGGAGCGCCCGCAGCTGGCGATCATCGATTCGATCCAGACCATGTGGGCCGACAATGTCGACAGCGCGCCGGGATCGGTCAGCCAGGTCCGCGCTGCCAGCCATGAGTTGACCAACTTTGCCAAACGCACCGGCACCTCGGTCATTCTGGTGGGCCACGTCACCAAGGAGGGCCAGATCGCGGGCCCTCGCGTGGTCGAGCATATGGTCGATACCGTGCTTTATTTCGAGGGCGAGCGGGGCCATCCGTTCCGCATCCTGCGGTCGGTCAAGAACCGGTTTGGCCCTGCCGACGAGATCGGTGTGTTCGAGATGACGGGCCGCGGATTGTCCGAAGTGCTGAACCCGTCGGCCCTGTTTCTGTCCGAACGCGGCCAGCCAAGCCCCGGATCGGTCGTGTTTGCCGGTGTCGAGGGCACGCGACCCGTTTTGGTCGAGATACAGGCGCTGGTGGCGCCGTCGCCGCACAGCCAGCCGCGCCGTACGGTCGTGGGCTGGGACGGCGGGCGACTGGCAATGATCCTTGCCGTGCTGGAGGCGCGCTGTGGCATTCCGTTTGCGGGGCTGGATGTCTATCTGAATGTCGCGGGCGGGATGAAGATCTCCGAACCAGCTGCCGATCTGGCAGTGGCCGCGGCCCTGCTGAGTGCACGCGAGGATGCCGCCCTGCCCGCCGAAACCGTTGTTTTCGGGGAACTTAGCCTGTCGGGTGCGCTGCGCCCCGCCACCCAGACCGAAAACAGGTTGAAAGAGGCGCAAAAACTTGGTTTTACCAGCGCAATCGCCCCCAAGGGCGGCAAGGCCGTCGAGGTCAACGGCATCACATCGCGCCCCATGGCCGATCTGACCGGTTTCGTCGGCGAAATATTCGGAGCGGGCTGA
- a CDS encoding dienelactone hydrolase, which yields MTLTRFAFLPLALSATAALADNPIDTQLPSAPALAAYGDLPVGVRSFDMLNPDQIDILAIDPAADKPDPLPRYDRPLTVEMWYPAADGATGDTSVKAYLRDGTTEVTLSGRAMRDAAVRTPDAAYPLVLISHGYPGNRFLLSHLAENIASKGYVVASIDHTDSTYRTKAAFGSTLVNRSFDQLFVLDEMARMAGQGAEFEGLYDADNTAIIGYSMGGYGAIITAGGGVTEASVGYSWGAPHGTLAVHQAGSDSHADLPDARIKTAIAFGPWGMNAGFWDAEGLAGVQIPMLFIAGSQDDVSLYENGVRAIWENASGVDRALLTFENGGHNAGAPMPAPAESYRFDEALGFNVSEHYTDPVWDTVRMNNISQHFVTAWLDRALKNDAEAGSYLDLVEQANAGVWSMSDDGKENVDHSYWKGFAKGTAKGLRFETLTAN from the coding sequence ATGACCCTGACACGTTTTGCCTTTTTGCCACTGGCCCTGTCCGCGACCGCGGCGCTGGCGGACAACCCCATCGACACGCAACTGCCCTCGGCTCCGGCGTTGGCCGCCTACGGCGATCTGCCGGTGGGGGTGCGCAGCTTTGACATGCTGAACCCCGACCAGATCGATATCCTCGCCATCGATCCTGCCGCCGACAAACCCGATCCGCTGCCGCGCTACGACCGGCCACTGACGGTCGAAATGTGGTATCCTGCCGCCGACGGGGCCACGGGCGATACATCTGTCAAAGCCTATCTGCGCGACGGCACGACCGAAGTCACCCTGAGCGGGCGCGCCATGCGCGACGCCGCCGTGCGCACGCCCGATGCGGCCTATCCTCTGGTGCTGATCAGCCACGGCTATCCGGGCAACCGGTTCCTGCTGTCGCATCTGGCCGAAAACATCGCGTCAAAAGGATACGTGGTCGCCTCCATCGATCACACCGACAGCACCTACCGCACCAAGGCGGCGTTCGGCTCGACGCTGGTGAACCGCTCGTTCGACCAACTGTTCGTGCTTGACGAAATGGCGCGCATGGCCGGACAAGGCGCTGAATTCGAAGGGCTTTACGACGCCGACAATACGGCCATCATCGGCTATTCGATGGGCGGCTACGGGGCGATCATCACGGCGGGCGGCGGCGTGACCGAAGCCTCGGTCGGATATTCCTGGGGCGCCCCGCACGGCACGCTGGCCGTTCATCAGGCCGGCAGCGATAGCCACGCGGACTTGCCAGACGCACGGATCAAGACCGCCATCGCTTTCGGGCCCTGGGGCATGAACGCGGGCTTCTGGGATGCCGAAGGTCTGGCGGGCGTGCAAATCCCGATGCTGTTTATCGCAGGCTCGCAGGATGACGTGTCACTCTACGAAAACGGTGTGCGGGCGATCTGGGAAAATGCCAGCGGCGTGGACCGCGCGCTGCTGACCTTCGAAAACGGCGGCCACAACGCTGGCGCACCCATGCCGGCCCCTGCAGAAAGCTACCGCTTCGATGAGGCACTGGGCTTCAACGTGTCCGAACACTACACCGATCCGGTCTGGGATACCGTGCGCATGAACAATATCTCGCAGCATTTTGTCACGGCATGGCTCGACCGGGCGCTGAAAAACGATGCCGAAGCAGGCAGTTACCTCGATCTGGTCGAACAGGCCAACGCGGGAGTGTGGTCCATGTCCGACGATGGCAAGGAAAACGTGGATCACAGCTACTGGAAGGGCTTTGCCAAAGGCACGGCCAAGGGCCTGCGCTTTGAAACCCTCACCGCGAACTGA
- a CDS encoding HAMP domain-containing sensor histidine kinase has translation MAIEDLYQLLDCVPTPIFVLDVLEGAVPVYGTYNAAALARLGRPLSDFVGRTTIEAFGAEYGAAAYREQLETIRTRTRRSYEFKLPFGDETRIVRTTLAPQMTPEGEVIRLIGSAKDVSAEWAAANAQAKLRSIGDEVEQFVTMAAHDLRTPMRNVAMLSEMLREDFEDRGDGKLELIEMLAETSEKSMALISDVLSHASAVGAVAEDQTFELAQLVRNIMGALDPQSIHKMICDDATVTGDKNAVQIVLRNLIDNALKYGGRERMQLTCRARCLEGGFIEFTVGDNGKGFDNPGSVFLQTGDFRVDSGYGLLGIRRLILARGGSIRVFNNSDRAGSSVCFCLPGHTDASQLPMAAAPAPVRPAILPVSTPLIK, from the coding sequence ATGGCCATCGAAGATCTATACCAACTGCTTGATTGCGTGCCGACCCCGATCTTTGTGCTGGACGTTCTGGAAGGTGCTGTGCCCGTCTATGGCACCTATAACGCCGCCGCACTGGCGCGGCTTGGCCGGCCGCTGTCGGATTTCGTGGGCCGCACGACGATCGAGGCTTTTGGCGCGGAATACGGGGCCGCCGCCTACCGCGAGCAGCTGGAAACGATCCGTACGCGCACGCGGCGCAGCTATGAATTTAAGCTGCCCTTCGGCGACGAGACACGCATCGTGCGCACCACGCTTGCACCCCAGATGACCCCCGAGGGCGAGGTCATCCGGTTGATCGGCAGCGCCAAGGACGTATCGGCGGAATGGGCGGCGGCCAACGCGCAGGCCAAGCTGCGCAGTATCGGCGACGAGGTGGAGCAGTTTGTCACCATGGCCGCGCACGATTTGCGCACGCCGATGCGCAATGTCGCCATGCTGTCGGAAATGCTGCGCGAGGATTTCGAGGACCGCGGCGATGGCAAGCTGGAGCTGATCGAAATGCTGGCCGAAACGTCGGAAAAATCGATGGCGCTGATTTCGGATGTGCTGTCGCATGCCAGCGCGGTGGGGGCCGTCGCAGAGGACCAGACCTTCGAGCTGGCACAGCTGGTGCGCAACATCATGGGCGCGCTTGACCCGCAATCGATCCACAAGATGATCTGCGATGACGCGACCGTCACCGGCGACAAGAACGCGGTACAGATCGTGCTCCGCAACCTGATCGACAACGCGCTGAAATACGGCGGGCGCGAGCGGATGCAGCTGACCTGCCGTGCGCGGTGTCTCGAAGGTGGCTTTATCGAATTTACCGTGGGCGACAACGGCAAGGGGTTCGACAACCCCGGTTCGGTCTTCCTGCAGACCGGCGATTTTCGGGTCGACAGCGGCTATGGGCTGTTGGGGATCAGGCGGCTGATCCTCGCGCGGGGCGGCAGCATCCGCGTGTTCAACAATTCCGACCGTGCGGGCAGTTCCGTCTGCTTTTGCCTGCCCGGTCACACGGACGCGTCGCAGTTGCCAATGGCCGCGGCCCCTGCCCCCGTGCGGCCCGCAATTCTGCCTGTGAGCACGCCGCTCATAAAATGA